One genomic region from Nitrospinota bacterium encodes:
- the trmD gene encoding tRNA (guanosine(37)-N1)-methyltransferase TrmD — MRFDVVTIFPEMFAGPLEHSIIGRARERGLLSVHVHDLRQWARDKHHVTDDYPYGGGAGMVMKVEPFAGAVTQLKKDNPGARVALMSPSGALLSQSMARELSTLPGLILLCGRYEGVDHRVVELFCDMEISIGDYVLTGGEIPAMVTLDCVARLVPGVVKEADSVLYESHSAGLLEHPHYTRPPQFMESSAPEVLLSGDHKKIEMWRREQSIIKTARTRPELLGKAGLSEDEWKLARRIMEQEQP, encoded by the coding sequence ATGCGTTTTGATGTGGTGACCATATTCCCCGAAATGTTCGCCGGGCCGCTGGAACATTCCATCATCGGCCGGGCGCGGGAAAGAGGCCTGCTTTCCGTTCACGTGCACGACCTTCGCCAATGGGCCCGGGACAAGCATCACGTCACCGACGATTATCCATACGGCGGCGGAGCGGGAATGGTGATGAAGGTAGAACCTTTCGCTGGAGCGGTCACGCAACTTAAAAAGGATAATCCCGGGGCCAGGGTGGCGCTTATGTCCCCTTCCGGCGCATTACTTTCGCAATCCATGGCGCGGGAGCTTTCCACCCTTCCCGGCCTCATACTGCTCTGTGGCCGGTACGAAGGGGTGGACCATCGCGTGGTGGAGCTTTTTTGCGACATGGAAATATCCATAGGCGACTATGTGCTAACCGGGGGCGAAATCCCGGCCATGGTGACGCTGGACTGCGTGGCAAGGCTTGTGCCTGGGGTGGTGAAAGAGGCGGATTCGGTGCTGTACGAATCCCACTCGGCGGGGCTTCTGGAGCATCCCCATTACACCCGGCCGCCACAGTTTATGGAATCGTCCGCGCCGGAGGTTTTGCTATCCGGCGACCATAAAAAAATAGAGATGTGGCGGAGGGAGCAGTCCATAATAAAAACCGCCAGGACGCGGCCGGAGCTTTTAGGGAAAGCAGGATTGTCTGAAGATGAATGGAAACTGGCCAGGCGGATTATGGAGCAGGAACAGCCATGA
- a CDS encoding RNA methyltransferase: MSDTDKPDKALAENLAVALVHYPVLNKPGDEVVSSVTTLDVHDFARVCRTYGVSNLYIITPVKAQQRLVERLSRHWIEGFGAGYNPHRKEALECLKVVDTIDDMIDNFKLSGDGVELITTAARKAAGTVGYQEARQRMAKMERAALLFGTGHGLAPSVMERSALRLSPVEGADEFNHLPVRCAAAIILDRLLGRWR, translated from the coding sequence ATGAGCGACACGGACAAACCGGACAAAGCTTTGGCCGAAAATCTGGCTGTGGCGCTGGTGCATTACCCGGTGCTGAACAAGCCGGGGGATGAAGTGGTAAGTTCCGTCACCACGCTGGACGTGCACGATTTCGCCCGGGTGTGCAGGACTTACGGAGTTTCAAACCTTTACATCATCACACCGGTCAAGGCCCAGCAGAGGCTGGTGGAGCGGCTGTCGCGCCATTGGATCGAGGGATTTGGCGCGGGGTACAACCCCCACCGCAAAGAAGCCCTGGAATGTTTAAAAGTGGTTGACACCATTGATGATATGATTGATAATTTTAAGCTTTCCGGTGACGGGGTGGAGTTAATCACCACGGCCGCCCGGAAGGCGGCCGGCACTGTGGGCTATCAAGAGGCCCGGCAGAGAATGGCCAAGATGGAACGGGCGGCGCTTTTGTTCGGCACCGGGCATGGCTTGGCCCCCTCGGTGATGGAACGGTCGGCCCTAAGGCTTTCGCCGGTGGAGGGCGCGGATGAGTTCAACCACCTGCCGGTCCGATGCGCGGCGGCGATTATTTTAGACCGTCTGCTTGGGCGATGGCGGTAA
- the rplS gene encoding 50S ribosomal protein L19: protein MTAIEFVEKHYLKESTTEFRIGDTVRVHIKVVEGEKERIQIFEGVVIAKKNHGLKETFTVRKVSSGVGVERIFPVHSPRVEKLEVVRSGKVRRAKLYYLRELKGKAARLAERF from the coding sequence ATGACGGCTATTGAGTTTGTAGAGAAGCATTACCTGAAAGAGAGCACTACCGAATTCCGCATAGGGGACACGGTTCGTGTGCATATAAAAGTTGTGGAAGGCGAGAAAGAGCGCATCCAGATATTCGAAGGCGTGGTGATAGCAAAAAAGAACCACGGCCTCAAAGAGACCTTTACGGTGCGCAAAGTATCTTCAGGCGTTGGCGTGGAGCGCATATTCCCGGTACACTCCCCCCGGGTGGAGAAGCTGGAGGTTGTGCGGTCTGGCAAGGTGCGCAGGGCGAAACTGTATTACCTGCGCGAGCTGAAAGGCAAAGCCGCCAGGCTGGCCGAGCGGTTCTAG
- a CDS encoding AsmA-like C-terminal domain-containing protein: MNEGPLNEKDSGPSQQPENAPASGWISLKKCHSFIKHPACAVSALIVYIAVMLGAFLYVAPLFINIEKFRPFFQNLISEKLKAETRFDRLDMTITGWGPAVELSNVVMEVDGKPVVSIKNLKARMSVISALSGHITFDEFTAEEPVARIWRKNDGTFNIPLLNVKPDEKVEISDIIKTAMSTFKSASITGGNIRWKDSLAATLPVRANVYSINASFSRGGVAKPGWINFSALMRNRGASPARLLLAGRVSNDPLKGLIEDLEGNDGPGFIGAVSLSNLDMERFWPYLRPFAPFDNFTGALSWSGSLATDFERGLVSKGRIGLSSIEAGFKGVPDFVARPQRATLAYDVAGWNNNLHIKKARADLDGLMAELTGKIEGLSLEDPSIIFSLNTGAINLENVKKYVPGTALTPQQVSFLKQSVKKGKLYLNDFTYSGSVEQLRSSAEQYSLKLFSGRLRVEGLSAQIPEMALPFDDMNGIFELEGDKLRLVNLAGRYGNSSVEEISGELTGLEGWPSFNVAVKADVNLPEAGKLLSSRMSSPEFKRSLEKVTFTGGAVRVDLNISGSTRDLVKTVAARGKITLDKVGLSHESLGLPIHGLSGEIAGDLKEIKLTGVKWLAGASSFALNGSLKDTLKKKPGFDMKLGGAISLEDMGSIKFLAYNRMLYQTGLGLLDMGVKGRFGDFKMDYKLDLTGAEYRLLDVIHKFKGTKNVYTFTGAIRNGEKVTIDRLNVDIGGSRIVVSGGIGEFLRGQGIDLTIETDGARLDDLDRFFLFFDDIQGAGGIKGKFSMQSAEGKPIKLAGYGVFEGAAFKLPVLDGVINQSHGEFELINNRIFLKNAGGRFNDAVFDVTGQGLFGDRPEFTLNIEADNLNLSDFFGKPLPDDAPEPPARQAALTEPTPTPDWIWNLYIKSKKGGIGILNYTGLNVRIKYDRDTFHVNPLTFDAHGGRWRWSGDIYLPKEPGITFDSRIDVEDLSFDRFLAESLGAGKDITGKLNLRGDISGKGSLWREMKRSLSGRLEARAGGGVIHRFNALAKIFSLLNVLQYFKLKFPDLAVDGMPYNSMSADFDVKGGVARTENLMVDSEAMRISAIGGYDIGANTVDAQIGIMPFVTVDRVLSSIPVAGYILTGENKGFLVTYFEAKGPLGDPEVNAIPIESLAGGIAGIFKRLFELPMDFLKALNGKKAE; encoded by the coding sequence ATGAACGAAGGGCCGCTGAACGAAAAGGATTCTGGGCCCAGCCAACAGCCGGAAAACGCCCCTGCCTCCGGCTGGATATCCCTTAAAAAATGCCACTCTTTCATAAAACACCCGGCTTGCGCCGTTTCGGCGCTCATTGTGTATATCGCCGTCATGTTGGGCGCGTTTCTATATGTGGCCCCGCTTTTCATCAACATCGAAAAGTTCCGCCCCTTCTTCCAGAACCTTATCTCCGAAAAGCTGAAAGCCGAAACCCGGTTTGACCGGCTGGACATGACCATTACCGGCTGGGGGCCTGCGGTGGAGTTGTCCAACGTGGTGATGGAGGTGGACGGAAAACCCGTGGTGTCCATCAAGAACCTCAAGGCCAGGATGAGCGTTATAAGCGCCTTGAGCGGCCATATAACCTTTGACGAGTTCACGGCGGAGGAGCCGGTGGCCAGGATATGGCGAAAGAATGATGGAACGTTCAACATTCCGTTGCTAAACGTCAAACCCGATGAGAAGGTCGAGATATCTGACATCATCAAAACGGCCATGTCCACATTCAAATCCGCCTCCATCACCGGGGGGAACATCAGGTGGAAGGATTCCCTTGCCGCCACCCTCCCCGTCCGGGCCAATGTTTACAGCATAAACGCAAGTTTCTCCCGGGGCGGCGTTGCCAAACCCGGCTGGATAAACTTTTCAGCGCTGATGAGAAACCGGGGAGCCTCGCCGGCCAGGTTGTTGCTGGCGGGCAGGGTTTCCAACGACCCTCTGAAAGGTTTGATAGAGGATTTGGAGGGGAACGATGGCCCGGGTTTTATAGGGGCTGTCTCCCTTTCCAACCTGGATATGGAGCGGTTCTGGCCATACCTGCGCCCGTTCGCCCCTTTCGACAATTTCACCGGCGCCCTCTCCTGGAGCGGCTCGCTGGCCACCGATTTTGAAAGGGGGCTGGTGTCCAAAGGCAGGATAGGGCTTTCCTCCATCGAGGCCGGGTTCAAAGGCGTTCCCGATTTCGTAGCCCGCCCCCAAAGGGCCACGTTAGCCTACGACGTGGCCGGATGGAACAACAACCTCCATATTAAAAAGGCCCGGGCGGATTTGGACGGCTTGATGGCCGAACTGACCGGGAAGATAGAAGGCCTTTCCCTGGAAGATCCTTCCATCATTTTCTCGCTGAACACCGGGGCCATAAACCTGGAAAACGTGAAAAAATACGTTCCGGGCACGGCCCTTACCCCTCAGCAGGTTTCTTTCCTTAAACAAAGCGTCAAAAAGGGAAAACTGTACCTGAACGATTTCACCTATTCCGGCAGTGTGGAACAGCTTCGGTCATCGGCGGAACAATACTCTTTAAAACTCTTCTCCGGCCGGTTGAGGGTGGAAGGTCTTTCGGCGCAGATTCCCGAGATGGCCCTGCCATTCGACGATATGAATGGAATTTTCGAGCTTGAGGGGGACAAGTTGCGGCTTGTGAACCTGGCTGGAAGGTATGGTAACAGCTCGGTGGAAGAGATCTCCGGAGAGCTTACAGGGCTTGAAGGGTGGCCCAGCTTCAACGTTGCGGTAAAGGCCGATGTTAATCTGCCAGAGGCCGGGAAGCTCTTAAGTAGCAGGATGTCCTCGCCGGAATTTAAGCGAAGCCTCGAAAAAGTTACGTTCACAGGTGGGGCGGTACGGGTGGATTTGAACATCTCCGGATCCACCAGGGATCTGGTAAAAACCGTGGCGGCCAGGGGAAAGATCACCTTGGACAAGGTTGGGCTATCCCACGAATCTTTGGGCTTGCCCATACACGGCCTTTCCGGGGAGATAGCAGGCGATCTCAAGGAGATTAAGCTTACCGGCGTAAAGTGGCTGGCCGGAGCGTCATCGTTTGCGTTGAATGGCTCCTTAAAAGACACTCTAAAAAAGAAACCCGGTTTTGACATGAAGCTGGGCGGGGCCATCTCCCTGGAGGACATGGGCTCCATAAAATTCCTGGCTTACAACCGCATGCTATACCAGACCGGGCTTGGTCTTTTAGACATGGGCGTTAAAGGCCGGTTCGGCGATTTCAAGATGGACTACAAGCTGGACTTGACCGGAGCCGAATACCGTCTTCTGGACGTGATCCACAAGTTCAAGGGCACTAAAAACGTTTACACTTTCACCGGCGCCATACGCAACGGGGAGAAGGTGACCATAGACCGGCTGAATGTGGACATCGGCGGCTCCCGGATAGTGGTGTCCGGAGGCATCGGTGAGTTCTTGCGGGGCCAGGGGATAGATTTGACCATTGAAACCGATGGCGCCAGGCTGGATGACCTGGACAGGTTCTTCCTCTTCTTCGATGACATCCAGGGCGCCGGAGGGATAAAAGGCAAGTTCTCCATGCAGAGCGCCGAAGGCAAGCCCATCAAACTGGCTGGCTATGGGGTGTTTGAAGGGGCCGCTTTCAAGCTACCGGTGCTGGACGGTGTGATAAACCAAAGTCATGGCGAGTTTGAGCTGATAAACAACCGCATCTTCCTCAAGAATGCCGGAGGCAGGTTCAACGACGCGGTGTTCGACGTAACCGGACAGGGGCTTTTCGGCGACAGGCCCGAGTTCACCCTGAACATAGAAGCCGACAACCTTAACTTGAGCGACTTTTTCGGCAAACCCCTGCCCGACGACGCCCCGGAGCCTCCTGCCAGGCAAGCCGCCCTCACCGAGCCCACGCCCACGCCGGACTGGATATGGAACCTGTACATAAAATCAAAAAAAGGCGGTATAGGCATACTAAATTACACCGGCCTGAACGTCCGCATAAAATATGACCGGGACACGTTCCATGTTAACCCCCTCACCTTCGACGCCCACGGCGGCCGGTGGCGGTGGAGCGGGGATATTTACCTGCCCAAGGAGCCAGGGATAACCTTCGATTCCCGGATAGACGTGGAAGACTTGAGTTTCGACCGGTTCCTGGCCGAATCGCTGGGCGCTGGAAAAGATATTACCGGCAAGCTGAACCTGCGGGGTGATATTTCCGGCAAAGGCTCGTTGTGGCGGGAAATGAAACGTTCCTTAAGCGGCAGGCTGGAAGCCCGGGCTGGAGGCGGCGTCATACACCGGTTCAACGCATTGGCGAAAATTTTTTCTTTGCTTAACGTTCTGCAATATTTTAAACTCAAATTTCCGGATTTGGCTGTGGACGGCATGCCTTACAACAGCATGTCGGCGGACTTCGATGTGAAGGGAGGCGTGGCCAGGACGGAGAATTTGATGGTGGATTCGGAGGCAATGCGAATTTCGGCCATCGGCGGTTACGACATCGGCGCAAACACTGTGGACGCGCAGATCGGCATAATGCCTTTCGTTACGGTGGACCGGGTATTAAGCTCCATACCGGTGGCCGGGTATATACTCACCGGTGAGAATAAGGGGTTTTTGGTCACCTATTTCGAGGCCAAAGGCCCCTTGGGCGATCCGGAGGTGAATGCCATTCCGATAGAATCATTGGCTGGCGGTATCGCTGGCATATTTAAACGCCTTTTTGAGCTTCCGATGGATTTTCTAAAGGCGTTGAACGGTAAAAAGGCCGAGTAA
- a CDS encoding class I SAM-dependent methyltransferase has protein sequence MEYDSIQKIYKNYSSIYDLLFKGFFHPRQRLAISNLNITPGARVLDVGVGTGLTLPLYPSHCQVTGIDISSHMLKQARKKVEKMGLTNVQLMEMDACDLAFEENTFDFVIATHIISVVPDPFKVIDEMRKVAKPNGQIVIVNHFVSSNPVIAKMENFCDPFFRKLGWRMDMSLEDLVAATNLQVYQTRKLKKLDLWQVVHAYNNKYAAQASN, from the coding sequence ATGGAATACGATAGCATTCAGAAGATATACAAAAACTATTCTTCTATTTACGATTTGCTATTCAAGGGCTTCTTCCACCCCCGGCAGAGGCTTGCCATAAGCAACCTCAACATCACGCCCGGCGCCCGTGTGCTGGACGTGGGCGTGGGCACCGGCCTTACGCTTCCGCTTTACCCCAGCCATTGCCAGGTCACAGGAATAGACATTTCCTCGCATATGCTCAAACAGGCCCGGAAAAAGGTTGAAAAAATGGGCCTCACCAACGTGCAACTTATGGAGATGGACGCGTGCGACCTGGCTTTCGAGGAAAACACCTTCGATTTCGTGATAGCCACGCACATAATCAGCGTCGTTCCGGACCCGTTCAAGGTGATAGACGAGATGCGCAAGGTGGCCAAGCCAAACGGCCAGATAGTTATAGTGAACCATTTCGTCTCCTCCAATCCGGTCATCGCCAAAATGGAAAACTTCTGCGATCCGTTCTTCAGGAAGCTGGGCTGGAGGATGGACATGTCCCTGGAAGATCTGGTGGCGGCCACTAACCTGCAGGTATATCAAACCAGGAAACTTAAAAAGCTGGATTTGTGGCAGGTTGTGCATGCCTACAACAACAAGTACGCCGCCCAGGCCAGCAATTAG
- a CDS encoding DUF3108 domain-containing protein — MKRGTAFLAALALAFSTWGVAQEQTEPPSPAKNLPFDIGERLVYDVSWMGIKGGEAFLYIKNQLEMADSTVFAVNLIARSTGWLRTFYKVDDHSFSYFDAVNIRSLGVDIKISEGDYRKSKVIEFDHKRNVAIYKVDNDKPEEYPAYHNSHDSFSALYAFRSMRDKIKIGESVMIPVFDDRKKYELEIKTLRKERITLDSGAMIDTVVVEPQLKSEGIFQRRGSMTVWFSDDKVFAPVQVKSKIVIGAFYARLREWRGADINVIAPAGAANAAQPGGAPSNARKEIHDTPGAGSN, encoded by the coding sequence TTGAAACGGGGCACAGCCTTTCTGGCGGCGCTGGCGCTAGCCTTCTCAACCTGGGGCGTGGCCCAGGAGCAAACAGAGCCCCCCTCCCCCGCCAAAAACCTTCCTTTCGACATCGGCGAGCGGCTCGTTTATGACGTATCCTGGATGGGCATAAAAGGGGGCGAGGCTTTCCTGTATATAAAAAACCAGCTTGAAATGGCGGACTCCACCGTTTTCGCCGTGAACCTCATCGCCCGCTCCACCGGCTGGTTGCGGACCTTTTACAAGGTGGACGATCATTCGTTCTCCTATTTCGACGCGGTCAACATACGGAGCCTGGGGGTGGACATAAAGATTTCCGAGGGGGATTACAGGAAATCGAAAGTAATAGAGTTCGACCACAAGCGGAACGTGGCCATTTACAAGGTGGATAACGATAAACCGGAGGAGTATCCCGCTTATCACAACAGCCACGACTCGTTCTCGGCCCTTTACGCCTTCCGCTCCATGAGGGACAAGATAAAGATCGGGGAAAGCGTGATGATCCCGGTGTTCGACGACAGGAAAAAATACGAGCTGGAGATAAAAACCCTGCGAAAGGAGCGCATAACGCTGGATTCCGGCGCCATGATAGATACCGTGGTGGTGGAGCCTCAGCTAAAATCCGAGGGGATTTTCCAGCGGCGCGGCTCCATGACCGTATGGTTTTCGGACGACAAGGTTTTCGCCCCCGTGCAGGTAAAATCGAAAATAGTCATAGGCGCGTTCTATGCCCGGTTGAGGGAATGGCGCGGGGCTGATATAAACGTAATCGCGCCGGCGGGGGCGGCCAATGCGGCTCAACCCGGCGGCGCGCCTTCAAACGCAAGGAAAGAGATTCATGATACGCCTGGCGCTGGCTCAAATTAA
- a CDS encoding NAD+ synthase, whose amino-acid sequence MIRLALAQINPLVGDIPGNVRLIGDYMARAARMGADVVAFPELALCGYPPEDLLVKKSFIKNCAEALASLAAITPKDLTVIVGAPTGKPGALYNSACALSGGEWIATIHKTELPNYGVFDERRYFLPGKNGPLVKRGSVAIGVSVCEDIWVENDILINQARDGADLLINISGSPYRHNAFNLRRDLVRGASRSLGMPMAYCNQTGGQDELVFDGRSFICGSDGEITAEAMAFAEDLLVVDVGPVAPGEAAKPPLPPVERHIIRDEDEEIYTALATGLRDYVNKNGFKTVVVALSGGIDSALTATIAVDALGPGRVKGVSLPSPHSSKGSVDDAAHLAANLGIEMLSLPIGELMKSFDGVLAEAFTGREPDITEENIQARIRGGIMMALSNKFGWLVLTTGNKSETAVGYCTLYGDTAGGLAVIKDVFKTRVYSLSLWRNRKAGRELIPRESIEKEPSAELRPGQKDTDSLPPYDVLDPILREYIEHDKPIDEIIKLGYSKTLVSRVARMVDLNEYKRRQSPMGIKITAKAFGRDRRLPITCRFHEQ is encoded by the coding sequence ATGATACGCCTGGCGCTGGCTCAAATTAACCCGCTGGTGGGGGACATACCCGGCAACGTCCGGCTCATCGGCGATTATATGGCCCGCGCCGCCCGGATGGGCGCTGACGTGGTGGCGTTCCCGGAGCTGGCGCTGTGCGGTTACCCCCCGGAAGACCTGCTGGTGAAAAAGTCGTTCATAAAAAACTGCGCGGAAGCTCTTGCCTCCCTGGCGGCAATTACTCCAAAGGATTTGACGGTGATAGTTGGCGCCCCCACCGGAAAACCGGGCGCGCTATATAACAGCGCCTGCGCGCTGTCCGGAGGGGAGTGGATTGCAACCATCCACAAAACCGAATTGCCCAACTATGGGGTGTTCGACGAACGCCGCTATTTCCTGCCGGGGAAGAACGGCCCACTGGTGAAAAGGGGTAGTGTGGCTATCGGCGTATCCGTATGTGAAGACATCTGGGTTGAGAACGACATTCTCATAAATCAGGCCCGGGATGGGGCGGATCTTTTAATAAACATTTCAGGTTCCCCTTACAGACACAACGCTTTCAACCTGCGCCGGGATCTGGTGCGCGGAGCATCGCGGAGCTTGGGCATGCCCATGGCGTATTGCAACCAGACCGGTGGGCAGGACGAACTGGTTTTTGACGGCAGGTCTTTTATTTGCGGTTCTGATGGGGAAATAACCGCCGAGGCGATGGCTTTCGCCGAGGACTTGCTGGTGGTGGACGTGGGGCCGGTAGCTCCGGGGGAAGCCGCCAAACCTCCCCTGCCCCCGGTGGAGCGTCATATTATCCGGGACGAGGACGAGGAGATTTATACGGCGCTCGCTACAGGCCTGCGGGATTATGTAAATAAAAACGGGTTCAAGACGGTGGTTGTCGCCCTTTCAGGCGGAATAGACTCGGCGCTTACGGCCACCATCGCCGTGGACGCCCTGGGGCCCGGGCGGGTGAAAGGCGTGTCTCTACCCTCCCCCCATTCCTCCAAAGGCTCGGTGGACGACGCGGCCCATCTGGCGGCTAACCTGGGGATAGAAATGCTATCGCTCCCCATAGGGGAACTGATGAAATCATTTGACGGCGTTCTCGCCGAAGCATTTACCGGACGCGAGCCGGACATTACCGAGGAGAACATCCAGGCCCGGATCCGGGGCGGGATTATGATGGCCCTGTCCAACAAGTTCGGGTGGCTGGTGTTGACCACCGGCAACAAGAGCGAGACCGCCGTGGGGTACTGCACCCTGTACGGAGACACCGCCGGAGGCCTGGCGGTGATCAAGGATGTATTCAAGACCCGGGTTTACTCCCTTTCCCTGTGGCGCAACAGAAAAGCCGGTAGAGAGCTTATTCCAAGAGAGTCCATAGAAAAGGAGCCCTCCGCCGAATTGCGGCCCGGCCAGAAGGACACAGACAGCCTTCCGCCATATGATGTTCTGGACCCTATCCTGAGGGAATACATTGAACACGATAAGCCTATTGATGAGATTATAAAATTGGGTTACAGTAAAACACTTGTTTCGAGGGTCGCACGGATGGTGGACTTGAACGAATACAAGCGGCGGCAGAGCCCTATGGGGATCAAAATAACCGCAAAGGCGTTCGGGCGCGACAGAAGGCTTCCGATAACGTGCAGGTTTCATGAACAATAG
- a CDS encoding arginine decarboxylase, pyruvoyl-dependent — protein sequence MDLVPKKVFFTNGVGTHKEELRSFELALRDAGVEKCNLVYVSSILPPHCKIISRKEGVKLLKPGAITFCVMARIGSNEPHRLLSSSVGCAIPTDKGSYGYLSEHHAYGQTDKVAGDYAEDLAAAMLASTLGVEFDENQSWDMKKEVFKISNQIVKTRNITQSAIVKTGYTTVVAAAIFLF from the coding sequence ATGGACCTGGTTCCCAAAAAAGTGTTTTTCACTAACGGCGTTGGTACCCATAAAGAGGAACTGCGCTCCTTCGAGTTGGCCCTGCGCGACGCTGGGGTGGAAAAATGCAACTTGGTGTACGTTTCGTCCATCCTGCCACCCCACTGCAAGATTATTTCGCGCAAAGAGGGGGTGAAGCTGTTAAAACCGGGCGCAATCACCTTCTGCGTCATGGCGCGGATCGGTAGCAACGAGCCGCACAGGCTTTTGTCCTCATCGGTGGGTTGCGCCATCCCTACGGACAAGGGTAGCTACGGCTACCTGAGCGAACATCACGCCTATGGGCAGACCGACAAGGTGGCTGGCGACTACGCCGAAGACCTGGCGGCGGCCATGCTGGCATCCACCCTGGGTGTGGAGTTCGACGAGAACCAGTCCTGGGACATGAAAAAAGAGGTTTTCAAGATATCCAACCAGATAGTGAAAACCAGGAACATCACGCAGTCTGCCATCGTTAAAACCGGATACACCACGGTGGTGGCGGCGGCCATTTTCCTGTTCTGA
- the lspA gene encoding signal peptidase II: MKNGWLALAAALAVVAVDLATKLGIESAFTLHESKTVIPGLFNIVYIKNKGAAFGFLSQINGDWVSYAFMAIAVTALVVIALLYRSAPADDWISRAAYVLIGSGALGNLIDRIRSGAVTDFLLFYIGEYQWPAFNVADSCITVGIILLGYVMAFNNSKPGSMPVDRV, translated from the coding sequence ATGAAAAATGGCTGGTTAGCGCTGGCGGCGGCACTGGCGGTGGTGGCTGTGGATCTGGCCACCAAGCTTGGCATAGAGTCCGCCTTCACTCTCCACGAGAGCAAAACGGTGATACCGGGCCTTTTCAATATCGTTTATATAAAGAACAAAGGCGCCGCTTTCGGGTTTTTATCCCAAATAAACGGCGATTGGGTTTCTTACGCCTTCATGGCCATAGCTGTAACGGCCCTGGTGGTGATTGCGTTACTCTACCGCTCGGCCCCGGCGGATGACTGGATTTCCCGGGCGGCTTATGTCCTTATCGGTTCGGGCGCGTTAGGGAACCTGATAGACAGGATACGCTCCGGCGCTGTTACCGATTTCCTGCTTTTTTATATTGGAGAGTATCAGTGGCCCGCTTTTAACGTGGCCGACTCTTGCATAACCGTGGGGATAATTCTGCTGGGATATGTGATGGCTTTCAATAACTCAAAGCCCGGCTCCATGCCTGTTGACAGGGTTTGA